ATATTGAAGATATCAACAAAATTAATTCTGGAGAAATTATTCTTTTAGAAAATGTTCGTTTTAATATTGGTGAAACAAATAATTGCAAAACATTATCAAAAAAATATTCTGAAATATGTGATATTTTTATTATGGACGCTTTTGGAAGTGCTCATAGAATACATGCATCTACTTATGGAGTAGCAAAATATTCATCGATAAAATGTGCTGGACCTTTACTTCTAAAAGAAATTTGTGCTTTAGAAAAAGTATTAAATCAACCAAAAAGACCTATGGTTGCTATAGTAGGAGGTGCAAAAATTTCTACTAAATTTAATATTTTATATGCTTTAGAAAAAATTGCAGATATAATCATTGTCGGAGGAGGTATAGCAAATACTTTTATTGCTGTAAATAATTCAGTAGGAAAATCTTTACATGAACCAGAATATATTGAAGAAGCCAAAAAAATTTTAGAAAGAAAAAAAATTATTGCTCCAATTGATTCTAGAGTTAGTACTTCTTTCAATAAAGAAGCTGTTGCATACATCAAAAGTACTAATAATATTCATATCAATGAAGAAATAATGGATATTGGAACTAAAACAGAAAAAATAATAAAAAAAATTATTTTAAATGCAAAAACAATATTATGGAATGGACCTGTAGGAGTTTTTGAATTTCCTAATTTTTCTTCTGGAACAAAAAATTTAGCTATGGCTATTGCTGAAAGTAATGGTTTTTCAGTTGCTGGTGGAGGGGATACTATTAATGCAATCGAAAAATTTCAAATTAAAAATAAAATATCCTATATTTCTACAGGAGGAGGTTCATTTTTAACTTTTTTAGAAAAAAGTACACTTCCTTGTATTGATATTTTAAAATAAATTATTAATAAATATTTTTATTAAAAAATAAAATACATAAATAATAAAATAAATGAAAGGTATATTGTTATGCATAAAATATCTAAAATTATTAAACCAGGAATAATTTTTGGAAAAGATATAAAAACAATTTTTACAATAGCAAAAAAAAACAAATTTGCAATTCCAGCAGTAAATTGCATTGGAACTGATTCTATTAATGCTGTATTATCAGCTGCATATGAAGCACAATCTCCGGTTATTATACAACTATCTTACAGCGGGGCTAGTTTTATAGCAGGAGCAAAAATTAATACAGTAAAATACCAATGTCCATATAAACAATCTATAATAGGAGCAATATCTATTGCTCATTATATCCATAAATTATCAAAATATTATCAAATACCAGTAATTTTACATACTGATCATTGTTATCAAGAAATATTACCTTGGATAAATGCATTAATTGAAGAGGGAGAAAAAAACTTTCAAAAAACTGGGATACCTTTATTTTCATCACATATGATTGATTTATCTAAAGAAAAAATAGAAAAAAATATATCAACATGTAAAAAATATCTTCAAAGAATGTCAAAAATCAATATGATTTTAGAAATAGAACTAGGTTGTACTGGTGGAGAAGAAGATGGTATTGATAATTCATCTCTTAAAAAAGAATCTCTTTATACTTCTCCTGAAGAAGTAAATTATGCTTATGAACAACTAAATACTATTAGTGATCAATTTACTATTGCAGCATCATTTGGAAATGTTCATGGAGTATATTCACCAGGTAGCATTCAATTAAAACCAAAAATTTTAAAAAAATCACAATCTTATATTAGAAATAAACATAAATTATTAAACATTAATCCAATTAATTTTGTTTTTCATGGTAGTTCCGGAACAAATATACATGATATTAAAAAAGCTATTTCTTATGGAGTAGTTAAAATAAATATCGATACTGATATACAATGGGCTACATGGGAAGGAATATTAAAATATTACTATATAAATAAACATGGTTTACATAGTCAATTAGGAAATGATAAAGGAATTGAATATCCAAACAAAAAATATTATGATCCTAGAGTATGGATTCATGAATCTCAAAAAAATATAAAAAAAAGATTAATACAATCGTTTCAAGATTTTAACTCATGTAACCAATTATAAATTAAATCAAAAAATCATATTAAATAATAGTTTTTTTATAAAAAATTAAAATGTAATAAAGTAAAATACAAAACAATATAAAAAATTACTAAATTTTATCAAAAAATTAAATTATTAAATATAAAATATTTTTTATTTTGAAAAAAAACGATTTTTAATTATTGTTTTTAAAAAATTTTTTTTATATTTATTTTAAAATAAATTTTTATCTTATTTTTTTGAATAAAATTGAATTATAAATTATATTTATAAATTTAAACCGATTTTTTTACATTTGTTATGATTACTTTATTATTAAACTAAATTAAAATATAAAATGTATTTTATAAATATTATTAAACAGTTTTAAATTAATTTAAAAAAAATTCTAAAAAACAGTACACAATAATTTTTTAAATTTTAATATTTTATAATGTGAAAAAAATATGATATAAAAAAAATAATATTATTAAACTTTTTATCTGTGTATATAAAACAATATAACAAAATCTTTTTGAGAACTATATAAAAAATATTTTTTTAAAAAAATAAAGTAATTTATACTTCAAGAAATATAATTAAATTACTCTATAATTATTATTATAGTTATAAAAAAAAATTATTTTTGTCAAAAAAAAATATTTATATCTTGATATAATATTGTTCAAATTAGTCAATAAAATTTATTTTTCATGAATCTTTTTTTTTGAATTCTTATAATAAATATATAAAATATTTAAAAAAAAACATGAATAACAATAATTCTTTTTATATCTAATACCATACATAAAAAATACATTAAAAAAATATTTTTTATATAAAAAAATTGGAAAATATATGCTATATCTATATGAATCAAATCAATTAAAAAAACTTTTAGAAATAAATTGCAATATTATTAAAAAAAAAATATAAATAATACACCATTCATTCCTGAATTTTTTTTAATTTATCAACATCCTACATTATCTAAATGGTTAAAAATTAACTTAGCGAAAAATAATAATATTTGTGCTAATAATTCTATAGAAGATTTTGAATATTTTTTTTTAAAAATATTTAAAATTACTCTTCCTGAAGTTTATTATAAAATTATTAAATCTTCTTCTACATTCTTTTGGAATATTTTAAATATACCAAATAATCAACTATTTACAGAAATATTTAATAAAAACAATTCTGAATTAAAAAAATATCAAATTGCAAAAAAACTATCAAACATTTTTAAAAAAAATTTGATGCAATGTAATAATTGGAAAAAATTTTGGAAAATAAATTGTCATAATATTTATGAAAAAAAAATTTTGATATGGAAAAAAAGTATTTGGAATATTGTAACTAAAAAAATAAAAAAAAAAAATGTTTTTACAATTTTGAAAAAAAAAATTAAAATTTTACATATAAAAAAAATGTTGTTTATTCCAAATCGAATATTTATATATAATTCTCATACACTTCCAATTTTTTATTGGAAAATATTAAAAATATTCAGTTCTTATTGTCAAATATTTGTTTTTAATATCAATAATAATAATAACTATTTTTATAATCTTAATGATAATAAAAATATCTTTCCAATGAAAGAACAACATAATTTTCATAAACATAAATTTTTAAAAATAAAAAATAATAAAAATTTATTTTATTCATATCAAAATAACATCAGTATATATTATAAAAAAAAATGTTATATTCATCAATATACCGAAAATAATGTACTAAATTTTTTAAAAAATTATATATCTTTAAAAAATGTTTCACATATAATAAAAAAACATAAAAAATTTTGCTTATTAAAAGATGATAAATCCATTGATATTCAAGTTTGCTCAAATATTCAACAAGAAATTGAAATACTTGTAAAAACCATCATTAATCAAATAAACAATAATAAAAATATTAGTCCTAAAAATATATTAATACTAGCTCCTAATATTGAAATATATATACCTTACATACATTCAATTTTTCAATCTTTTCCAAAAAGTGATACCTTACCTTTTACTATTTTTAAAAAAAATCAATATTATAACAATAATGTTATACAATTTTTTGAAACAATATTATGTTTATATAAACAACGTTTTGAAGTAGATAAAATTTTTGATTTATTACGTTTTCCTTTTATTCATCAAAATTTTGCTTTAAAAAAAGAAGAATTACATATTGCATATACTTGCTTAAATCAAGCAAATATTAAATGGGGAATTAATAATGCTCACCTAAAACATCTTAACATGTCTTCATGTGATATTGAAAATACATGGGAATATGGAATTAAAAGAATACTGTTAGGAACTTCAATGTATATAGAAGATGGTATATGGAATGATATACTTCCAATAAATACTTTTAATAATGTGAATATCAACAAAATAATAAGTATAGTTATGTCATTTATAATTCTTTTAGATACATGGAGAAAAAAATTTAGGAGTAAAAAATTACTAAAAAATTGGAAAAAAATAGGATTTTTAATTGTCCAAAATTTTTTTGATGTTAATAACAAAAAAATTATTGATACACTTAATTTCATAAAAAAAAAATGGATGGATATTATATCTGAAGGAATAGAAAACAAATATCTCAAAAAAATTAGTATTAAAATACTCATCGAAGAATTTAAAAATTTTTTCAAAAAAAATAATTGTTTTAACTTATTTTTAGAATCAATTATTTTTTCTGATTTTGATTGTTTTGAAAATATACCATTTAAAATAATTGGAATTTTAGGATTAAATAAAAATTTTCCAAAAACAATTATGAAAAATAATTTAGATTTAACACATATTGATTCTTATCCGTTAAATAATCAATTATTTTCAAAAGAAATATGTATATTTTTAAATATTATTTTATCTACTCATAAAAAATTATATTTAAGTTATGTTGATAACAACATTCAAAAAAATAACATAATAAATTCCTCAATTTTCATTAAAAAAATTATAAATTATTTATTAATAACAATTAAAATTAAACAAAAAAATGATCATAATATTTTTTTTAAAAAAAATAAAATTATTACTTATTTATGTACTTTTAATTATCATACAAAATTCCTCATAATACACCCTAAAACAAAAAAATTACTAAAAAGTATAGAAAAAATTAGCAAAAAAATCACAAAAATTTCTAAGAAAAACAATAATTTTGTTACAAAAAACAAAAATATTAATACAAAAATTTTAATTAATTTTTGGAAAGATCCAATAAAATTTCATTATATTAATAAAATGAAAATTAATATTTCTTCATATAATAATATTGAAACAATATCTTCAGAACCTTTTTTAATTAACAATCTTTATCAATATAAAATAAAAAAAAAAATTTTTAATTACTTAATATTAAAAAAAAATACTCAAGAATTATTTTTATATTACAAAAAATCTGGAATTTTACCACAAGGACAATTAGGACAAATTTTATTTAAAGAACAACTTAAAATAACACAAATACTATTTCAAAATTTTTTTAATATTAATACAAAATTAATAAAAAAAGAGTATGATTTTAAAATACATCAATTTAAAATTTATGGAACATATACTATTGGAACAAAAGTAGGAATATTTCAATGGAAACCTTCTATTATCAGAATGTCTGATCAAATTTCTTTATGGATACATC
This Buchnera aphidicola (Thelaxes californica) DNA region includes the following protein-coding sequences:
- a CDS encoding phosphoglycerate kinase encodes the protein MLNMNEINLKNKRVLIRLDLNVPIHNGKIQSYARIDAALPTIKMAVKAHAKVILMSHLGQPKEGIFEKNFSLKPIFKELVKRLPNVSLFFKKNIEDINKINSGEIILLENVRFNIGETNNCKTLSKKYSEICDIFIMDAFGSAHRIHASTYGVAKYSSIKCAGPLLLKEICALEKVLNQPKRPMVAIVGGAKISTKFNILYALEKIADIIIVGGGIANTFIAVNNSVGKSLHEPEYIEEAKKILERKKIIAPIDSRVSTSFNKEAVAYIKSTNNIHINEEIMDIGTKTEKIIKKIILNAKTILWNGPVGVFEFPNFSSGTKNLAMAIAESNGFSVAGGGDTINAIEKFQIKNKISYISTGGGSFLTFLEKSTLPCIDILK
- the fbaA gene encoding class II fructose-bisphosphate aldolase, producing the protein MHKISKIIKPGIIFGKDIKTIFTIAKKNKFAIPAVNCIGTDSINAVLSAAYEAQSPVIIQLSYSGASFIAGAKINTVKYQCPYKQSIIGAISIAHYIHKLSKYYQIPVILHTDHCYQEILPWINALIEEGEKNFQKTGIPLFSSHMIDLSKEKIEKNISTCKKYLQRMSKINMILEIELGCTGGEEDGIDNSSLKKESLYTSPEEVNYAYEQLNTISDQFTIAASFGNVHGVYSPGSIQLKPKILKKSQSYIRNKHKLLNINPINFVFHGSSGTNIHDIKKAISYGVVKINIDTDIQWATWEGILKYYYINKHGLHSQLGNDKGIEYPNKKYYDPRVWIHESQKNIKKRLIQSFQDFNSCNQL
- a CDS encoding exodeoxyribonuclease V subunit gamma gives rise to the protein MPEFFLIYQHPTLSKWLKINLAKNNNICANNSIEDFEYFFLKIFKITLPEVYYKIIKSSSTFFWNILNIPNNQLFTEIFNKNNSELKKYQIAKKLSNIFKKNLMQCNNWKKFWKINCHNIYEKKILIWKKSIWNIVTKKIKKKNVFTILKKKIKILHIKKMLFIPNRIFIYNSHTLPIFYWKILKIFSSYCQIFVFNINNNNNYFYNLNDNKNIFPMKEQHNFHKHKFLKIKNNKNLFYSYQNNISIYYKKKCYIHQYTENNVLNFLKNYISLKNVSHIIKKHKKFCLLKDDKSIDIQVCSNIQQEIEILVKTIINQINNNKNISPKNILILAPNIEIYIPYIHSIFQSFPKSDTLPFTIFKKNQYYNNNVIQFFETILCLYKQRFEVDKIFDLLRFPFIHQNFALKKEELHIAYTCLNQANIKWGINNAHLKHLNMSSCDIENTWEYGIKRILLGTSMYIEDGIWNDILPINTFNNVNINKIISIVMSFIILLDTWRKKFRSKKLLKNWKKIGFLIVQNFFDVNNKKIIDTLNFIKKKWMDIISEGIENKYLKKISIKILIEEFKNFFKKNNCFNLFLESIIFSDFDCFENIPFKIIGILGLNKNFPKTIMKNNLDLTHIDSYPLNNQLFSKEICIFLNIILSTHKKLYLSYVDNNIQKNNIINSSIFIKKIINYLLITIKIKQKNDHNIFFKKNKIITYLCTFNYHTKFLIIHPKTKKLLKSIEKISKKITKISKKNNNFVTKNKNINTKILINFWKDPIKFHYINKMKINISSYNNIETISSEPFLINNLYQYKIKKKIFNYLILKKNTQELFLYYKKSGILPQGQLGQILFKEQLKITQILFQNFFNINTKLIKKEYDFKIHQFKIYGTYTIGTKVGIFQWKPSIIRMSDQISLWIHHLIYCYLGGKNNSFILGIQNTFCGFYKIKKVQAQKYLINYIQGYHDGMEKPIYFTQSGCIWILSCYDKKEKKIIKKNIYLGYKKFIQKWNGNIFSKGEKNFFYIKKIINKLNITKEKKIYTETKKWLLPILKYKIWKNPFN